A genomic stretch from Cyprinus carpio isolate SPL01 chromosome A12, ASM1834038v1, whole genome shotgun sequence includes:
- the si:dkey-21c1.4 gene encoding uncharacterized protein si:dkey-21c1.4 isoform X2, whose product MAPVVQPKKSIQAPKELSATISRQKIYKKTATAEINNVIFDETLTSKGRRKDDIHKADSLHTTTEVKVPSAQTLNTERPKSKWLTKRQKELERLHLLVPVSKKSSNSNSLSSNERDKSFCEISKRPKQGTSQSNGKSTKDKKILKMAPLSEHLSIVKSKINTPGFVPAILKNSSLPSECSVQHEKPKLKVTFLEELERLNSQNKDCDLVLSAKEHRAHAFFLSKTSVWDHISDSLYYKRSYMFVPYPSKYPSLETNAISTVQQSNKPETVTKAAIPPSSTLTETFIHQPTEDILNPRSQGIRSLWWSPEIVTSCKRTQFSTEPLGSYANECIWIKDQYAGQAPQSEVPVVQQKLGDVRLNELSVWLGARTPVSPREIVNMLKQGWQWYYRKYIDVRKGGIGGISMLLTGYCVLCYIWNYPYLKKERWRKYH is encoded by the exons ATGGCACCAGTTGTACAACCCAAGAAAAGCATTCAAGCACCCAAAGAATTGAGTGCAACCATTTCCAGACAGAAGATCTATAAAAAGACAGCAACAGCAGAAATTAATAATGTCATATTTGATGAGACACTAACCTCCAAAGGAAGAAGGAAAGATGATATTCACAAAGCAGACAGTCTTCACACAACTACTGAGGTCAAAGTCCCATCAGCTCAGACTCTGAACACGGAGAGACCTAAAAGTAAATGGCTTACTAAAAGACAGAAGGAACTTGAGAGATTGCATCTGTTAGTGCCAGTCTCAAAGAAGTCAAGCAACTCTAACTCATTATCCAGCAACGAAAGAGATAAAAGCTTTTGTGAGATCTCCAAAAGACCAAAACAGGGAACATCTCAAAGTAATGGAAAAAGTACTAAAGACAAAAAGATACTAAAGATGGCGCCATTATCAGAGCACTTGTCCATCGTCAAGAGTAAAATCAATACCCCTGGATTTGTTCCAGCAATTCTGAAAAACTCTAGCCTCCCGTCTGAGTGCAGTGTGCAACATGAAAAACCAAAACTCAAAGTTACCTTCTTGGAGGAGCTTGAAAGACTGAACAGTCAGAACAAGGATTGTGATCTAGTATTAAGTGCAAAAGAGCATAGAGCTCATGCTTTCTTTTTATCCAAGACTTCTGTGTGGGACCACATCAGTGACAGTTTGTATTACAAGAGGTCTTATATGTTTGTGCCTTATCCATCTAAATATCCTTCTTTGGAGACCAATGCGATTTCTACTGTGCAACAATCAAACAAACCAGAAACAGTTACCAAGGCTGCCATTCCACCCTCATCCACTTTAACTGAAACCTTCATTCATCAACCCACAGAAGACATCCTAAATCCAAGATCGCAAGGCATCAGAAGTCTATGGTGGAGTCCAGAGATAGTGACTTCTTGCAAAAGAACACAGTTCTCCACAGAACCTTTAGGCAGCTATGCTAATGAATGCATTTGGATTAAGGATCAATATGCTGGACAAGCTCCCCAAAGTGAAG TGCCTGTAGTGCAGCAGAAACTTGGAGATGTCAGATTGAATGAACTTAGTGTCTGGCTTGGCGCTCGAACTCCTGTGTCACCAAGAGAGATTGTGAACATGTTAAAGCAAG GATGGCAGTGGTACTACAGGAAGTATATTGATGTTCGTAAAGGAGGAATCGGTGGGATATCCATGCTGTTGACTGGATACTGTGTCCTGTGTTACATATGGAACTACCCATATCTCA AGAAAGAACGCTGGAGAAAGTACCATTAA
- the LOC109100014 gene encoding protein FAM104A-like: MHRYDMLTESRKRRRSCDAEELQVLAKRSGGYSFLPEVGRDVWDSESSSSDSSGISSPERMAGASSNIQNTDQRGLHVSQAPCSPIAPTISAEEPAISLSHSVSYDHINRILKEAHFSSLQTRGQQGQT, encoded by the exons ATGCACAGATACGACATGTTGACAGAAAGCAG AAAACGTAGACGCAGTTGTGATGCTGAGGAGCTTCAGGTCTTGGCAAAGAGGTCTGGAGGTTATTCCTTTCTGCCTGAGGTCGGCCGTGATGTCTGGGACTCTGAG TCTTCCAGCAGTGACAGCAGTGGGATCAGCAGTCCGGAGCGGATGGCAGGAGCCAGTTCCAACATCCAGAACACTGACCAAAGAGGACTCCATGTATCCCAGGCTCCCTGCAGCCCCATTGCCCCCACCATCTCAGCAGAAGAGCCGGCCATCTCCTTGAGCCACAGCGTCTCATATGATCACATCAACCGTATCTTAAAGGAAGCCCACTTCAGTAGCCTGCAAACTCGTGGTCAACAAGGGCAGACGTGA
- the bicral gene encoding BRD4-interacting chromatin-remodeling complex-associated protein-like isoform X1: MLPSAGAALLHRPVQRWRGNPADTALLFHDGVMDDEDDRRLLDFIGDVQALNEYLHGSNSKTIGEDDVTNAAFGSASSFFTSDTGGSSEGLKDDHNHLGEFGEADGSSLSFIEDDLDSETSADGVDLGGEDQPFDILQKSLLEADITEQTLAQEALLDSQPSLIPTATAFPQQLVSGGFGGVAGPGVVAPLAQPQAFIQQVPQLPIPNGPAGHIQVVGSFNGSASSMMTINSLEQSQILLRPSGNVVTNNSGQGTMFAPTAAGQVSMSFNKGTIPLQNFIIQRGPMQQTLVRPIQPKPLQTGGQTLYNISNIGLQPSTTTTANFVSSPYTASGSPQSAQQVKVVNPASSILMHSPLGQQAQPQSQSNLPQGQFLLPTSISLTPGTTVHSFQAVNGQVLQTNTQVGDPSSMCTTTYSILTNQNTTVQLIAGQNFSTGGQLIVNQGLVAGGQIDQVSPTPVVQVSQRPGATAKVWTASASPSPTPVQTSQASGHLTMVSSGIQGPQVCQQLSVTPGQHLLMPMAQNVPATSGVQEFQVSLNQDATAATQRGQTQLVNLLGTKVVKTLTPISQELPLTPKRPATQQLTRGEMVLQQLRRDHSGVMSSERTPFTSYNDVIDRLLPYHVFQGSPPRDEDFTKVEEEFEAVAVQVLSRTQAMVNKYRRLLMVEAERSSPSSEMVMIDRTFNQEERGNLTQDKRMILVDPDGFLEDFCCGTKLKIQSPEVLTPAAHEGNPSVMKTSPMHSISHTGRDEQGMNSHTEPAYRTEPQQQGMEEHRRTPIKCILDLKKKKCNNLISSNSQHAHYPTSPTQSQHSSAQGYPSNLVQGHEQQHPSDHSHAPLADTDSVLEAAVNSILEC; encoded by the exons AGATGTGCAAGCATTAAATGAGTATCTTCATGGTTCAAATAGTAAAACT ATTGGAGAAGATGATGTGACTAATGCAGCGTTTGGGTCAGCCAGTTCGTTCTTCACCAGTGACACA GGTGGCTCCAGCGAAGGACTCAAAGATGACCACAATCATTTGGGAGAGTTTGGGGAGGCTGATGGAAGCAGTCTTTCTTTCATCGAGGATGACCTCGACAGTGAGACCTCAGCAGATGGGGTCGATCTTGGGGGTGAGGACCAACCCTTTGacatccttcagaagtcattgcTGGAAGCAGATATTACAGAGCAGACGCTGGCTCAAGAAGCCCTTTTGGACTCCCAGCCATCTCTCATTCCCACAGCTACCGCCTTCCCTCAGCAGCTGGTCTCTGGAGGGTTTGGAGGTGTTGCAGGTCCTGGTGTGGTGGCACCATTGGCACAACCTCAGGCTTTTATACAGCAGGTTCCCCAACTACCCATACCAAATGGCCCTGCTGGACACATCCAGGTAGTGGGATCCTTCAATGGCAGTGCCTCCTCCATGATGACTATCAACAGTTTGGAACAGTCTCAGATCCTGTTGAGGCCAAGCGGAAATGTAGTGACCAACAACAGCGGGCAAGGTACCATGTTCGCCCCTACGGCAGCTGGTCAGGTGTCAATGTCCTTCAATAAAGGGACGATACCTCTTCAGAATTTTATCATCCAGAGAGGCCCTATGCAACAGACATTGGTTAGACCCATTCAGCCTAAACCCTTACAGACAGGGGGACAAACTCTATACAATATCAGCAACATTGGGCTCCAACCCAGCACCACCACTACTGCGAATTTTGTCAGTAGCCCCTACACAGCCAGCGGCTCTCCTCAGTCTGCTCAACAGGTGAAAGTGGTCAATCCAGCCAGcagcattttaatgcattcacCTCTGGGGCAACAAGCTCAACCACAGTCCCAATCCAATCTGCCTCAAGGGCAGTTTTTGCTACCCACTTCTATTTCCCTCACCCCTGGTACCACTGTTCACAGCTTCCAGGCTGTGAATGGGCAGGTGTTACAAACAAACACTCAAGTGGGCGACCCGTCGTCAATGTGCACTACCACCTACTCCATCCTCACCAATCAGAACACAACAGTACAGCTTATCGCTGGGCAGAACTTTTCAACTGGAGGGCAGCTGATAGTCAATCAAGGATTGGTTGCTGGAGGTCAAATAGATCAAGTTTCACCGACGCCTGTTGTGCAGGTGTCTCAAAGGCCTGGTGCAACGGCCAAAGTTTGGACTGCCAGCGCGTCACCTAGCCCAACCCCTGTACAGACATCACAGGCTTCAGGGCACCTCACCATGGTCAGTTCTGGCATCCAAGGCCCACAGGTTTGTCAACAGTTATCTGTGACCCCAGGACAGCACCTCCTAATGCCCATGGCCCAGAACGTTCCAGCTACTTCTGGTGTTCAGGAGTTTCAAGTCTCTTTAAACCAG GACGCCACAGCAGCAACACAAAGAGGGCAAACACAATTAGTTAATCTCCTTGGTACCAAAG TTGTGAAAACACTCACTCCTATCAGTCAGGAATTGCCTCTCACACCGAAGCGACCTGCAACTCAACAACTTACTCGAGGAGAAAT GGTTCTCCAGCAGTTAAGACGAGATCACAGTGGAGTCATGTCTTCAGAGCGGACGCCCTTCACTTCATATAATGATGTCATTGACAGATTACTGCCCTATCATGTTTTCCAAGGCTCACCACCACGAGATGAAGATTTCACCAAAG TTGAAGAGGAGTTTGAGGCAGTTGCCGTACAAGTGTTAAGCAGAACGCAGGCCATGGTGAACAAATACAGGCGCTTACTCATGGTGGAGGCAGAG AGGTCCAGCCCTTCATCAGAAATGGTGATGATTGACAGGACTTTTAATCAAGAGGAACGGGGCAACTTGACCCAAGACAAACGAATGATATTAGTGGATCCAG ATGGCTTCCTGGAAGACTTCTGCTGTGGCACTAAACTGAAGATCCAAAGTCCTGAAGTTTTGACCCCAGCCGCCCATGAGGGCAATCCCAGCGTAATGAAGACATCCCCAATGCATTCCATAAGTCACACCGGAAGAGATGAGCAGGGTATGAACAGCCACACAGAGCCTGCTTATAGGACAGAACCTCAACAACAAGGAATGGAGGAACACAGAAGAACTCCCATCAAGTGCATCCtggatctaaaaaaaaagaaatgcaacaaCCTAATCAGCAGCAACAGTCAACATGCACACTACCCTACATCTCCCACCCAATCACAGCATAGCTCCGCCCAAGGCTACCCTTCGAATCTGGTGCAGGGTCATGAACAGCAACATCCCTCAGATCATAGTCACGCCCCATTGGCTGACACTGACTCTGTGCTTGAGGCTGCCGTGAATAGCATCTTAGAATGTTAG
- the bicral gene encoding BRD4-interacting chromatin-remodeling complex-associated protein-like isoform X2, with the protein MCLAAAKGVMDDEDDRRLLDFIGDVQALNEYLHGSNSKTIGEDDVTNAAFGSASSFFTSDTGGSSEGLKDDHNHLGEFGEADGSSLSFIEDDLDSETSADGVDLGGEDQPFDILQKSLLEADITEQTLAQEALLDSQPSLIPTATAFPQQLVSGGFGGVAGPGVVAPLAQPQAFIQQVPQLPIPNGPAGHIQVVGSFNGSASSMMTINSLEQSQILLRPSGNVVTNNSGQGTMFAPTAAGQVSMSFNKGTIPLQNFIIQRGPMQQTLVRPIQPKPLQTGGQTLYNISNIGLQPSTTTTANFVSSPYTASGSPQSAQQVKVVNPASSILMHSPLGQQAQPQSQSNLPQGQFLLPTSISLTPGTTVHSFQAVNGQVLQTNTQVGDPSSMCTTTYSILTNQNTTVQLIAGQNFSTGGQLIVNQGLVAGGQIDQVSPTPVVQVSQRPGATAKVWTASASPSPTPVQTSQASGHLTMVSSGIQGPQVCQQLSVTPGQHLLMPMAQNVPATSGVQEFQVSLNQDATAATQRGQTQLVNLLGTKVVKTLTPISQELPLTPKRPATQQLTRGEMVLQQLRRDHSGVMSSERTPFTSYNDVIDRLLPYHVFQGSPPRDEDFTKVEEEFEAVAVQVLSRTQAMVNKYRRLLMVEAERSSPSSEMVMIDRTFNQEERGNLTQDKRMILVDPDGFLEDFCCGTKLKIQSPEVLTPAAHEGNPSVMKTSPMHSISHTGRDEQGMNSHTEPAYRTEPQQQGMEEHRRTPIKCILDLKKKKCNNLISSNSQHAHYPTSPTQSQHSSAQGYPSNLVQGHEQQHPSDHSHAPLADTDSVLEAAVNSILEC; encoded by the exons AGATGTGCAAGCATTAAATGAGTATCTTCATGGTTCAAATAGTAAAACT ATTGGAGAAGATGATGTGACTAATGCAGCGTTTGGGTCAGCCAGTTCGTTCTTCACCAGTGACACA GGTGGCTCCAGCGAAGGACTCAAAGATGACCACAATCATTTGGGAGAGTTTGGGGAGGCTGATGGAAGCAGTCTTTCTTTCATCGAGGATGACCTCGACAGTGAGACCTCAGCAGATGGGGTCGATCTTGGGGGTGAGGACCAACCCTTTGacatccttcagaagtcattgcTGGAAGCAGATATTACAGAGCAGACGCTGGCTCAAGAAGCCCTTTTGGACTCCCAGCCATCTCTCATTCCCACAGCTACCGCCTTCCCTCAGCAGCTGGTCTCTGGAGGGTTTGGAGGTGTTGCAGGTCCTGGTGTGGTGGCACCATTGGCACAACCTCAGGCTTTTATACAGCAGGTTCCCCAACTACCCATACCAAATGGCCCTGCTGGACACATCCAGGTAGTGGGATCCTTCAATGGCAGTGCCTCCTCCATGATGACTATCAACAGTTTGGAACAGTCTCAGATCCTGTTGAGGCCAAGCGGAAATGTAGTGACCAACAACAGCGGGCAAGGTACCATGTTCGCCCCTACGGCAGCTGGTCAGGTGTCAATGTCCTTCAATAAAGGGACGATACCTCTTCAGAATTTTATCATCCAGAGAGGCCCTATGCAACAGACATTGGTTAGACCCATTCAGCCTAAACCCTTACAGACAGGGGGACAAACTCTATACAATATCAGCAACATTGGGCTCCAACCCAGCACCACCACTACTGCGAATTTTGTCAGTAGCCCCTACACAGCCAGCGGCTCTCCTCAGTCTGCTCAACAGGTGAAAGTGGTCAATCCAGCCAGcagcattttaatgcattcacCTCTGGGGCAACAAGCTCAACCACAGTCCCAATCCAATCTGCCTCAAGGGCAGTTTTTGCTACCCACTTCTATTTCCCTCACCCCTGGTACCACTGTTCACAGCTTCCAGGCTGTGAATGGGCAGGTGTTACAAACAAACACTCAAGTGGGCGACCCGTCGTCAATGTGCACTACCACCTACTCCATCCTCACCAATCAGAACACAACAGTACAGCTTATCGCTGGGCAGAACTTTTCAACTGGAGGGCAGCTGATAGTCAATCAAGGATTGGTTGCTGGAGGTCAAATAGATCAAGTTTCACCGACGCCTGTTGTGCAGGTGTCTCAAAGGCCTGGTGCAACGGCCAAAGTTTGGACTGCCAGCGCGTCACCTAGCCCAACCCCTGTACAGACATCACAGGCTTCAGGGCACCTCACCATGGTCAGTTCTGGCATCCAAGGCCCACAGGTTTGTCAACAGTTATCTGTGACCCCAGGACAGCACCTCCTAATGCCCATGGCCCAGAACGTTCCAGCTACTTCTGGTGTTCAGGAGTTTCAAGTCTCTTTAAACCAG GACGCCACAGCAGCAACACAAAGAGGGCAAACACAATTAGTTAATCTCCTTGGTACCAAAG TTGTGAAAACACTCACTCCTATCAGTCAGGAATTGCCTCTCACACCGAAGCGACCTGCAACTCAACAACTTACTCGAGGAGAAAT GGTTCTCCAGCAGTTAAGACGAGATCACAGTGGAGTCATGTCTTCAGAGCGGACGCCCTTCACTTCATATAATGATGTCATTGACAGATTACTGCCCTATCATGTTTTCCAAGGCTCACCACCACGAGATGAAGATTTCACCAAAG TTGAAGAGGAGTTTGAGGCAGTTGCCGTACAAGTGTTAAGCAGAACGCAGGCCATGGTGAACAAATACAGGCGCTTACTCATGGTGGAGGCAGAG AGGTCCAGCCCTTCATCAGAAATGGTGATGATTGACAGGACTTTTAATCAAGAGGAACGGGGCAACTTGACCCAAGACAAACGAATGATATTAGTGGATCCAG ATGGCTTCCTGGAAGACTTCTGCTGTGGCACTAAACTGAAGATCCAAAGTCCTGAAGTTTTGACCCCAGCCGCCCATGAGGGCAATCCCAGCGTAATGAAGACATCCCCAATGCATTCCATAAGTCACACCGGAAGAGATGAGCAGGGTATGAACAGCCACACAGAGCCTGCTTATAGGACAGAACCTCAACAACAAGGAATGGAGGAACACAGAAGAACTCCCATCAAGTGCATCCtggatctaaaaaaaaagaaatgcaacaaCCTAATCAGCAGCAACAGTCAACATGCACACTACCCTACATCTCCCACCCAATCACAGCATAGCTCCGCCCAAGGCTACCCTTCGAATCTGGTGCAGGGTCATGAACAGCAACATCCCTCAGATCATAGTCACGCCCCATTGGCTGACACTGACTCTGTGCTTGAGGCTGCCGTGAATAGCATCTTAGAATGTTAG
- the si:dkey-21c1.4 gene encoding uncharacterized protein si:dkey-21c1.4 isoform X1 gives MSVEECPYCGKPFKRLKTHLPHCKMAPVVQPKKSIQAPKELSATISRQKIYKKTATAEINNVIFDETLTSKGRRKDDIHKADSLHTTTEVKVPSAQTLNTERPKSKWLTKRQKELERLHLLVPVSKKSSNSNSLSSNERDKSFCEISKRPKQGTSQSNGKSTKDKKILKMAPLSEHLSIVKSKINTPGFVPAILKNSSLPSECSVQHEKPKLKVTFLEELERLNSQNKDCDLVLSAKEHRAHAFFLSKTSVWDHISDSLYYKRSYMFVPYPSKYPSLETNAISTVQQSNKPETVTKAAIPPSSTLTETFIHQPTEDILNPRSQGIRSLWWSPEIVTSCKRTQFSTEPLGSYANECIWIKDQYAGQAPQSEVPVVQQKLGDVRLNELSVWLGARTPVSPREIVNMLKQGWQWYYRKYIDVRKGGIGGISMLLTGYCVLCYIWNYPYLKKERWRKYH, from the exons atgagTGTAG AAGAATGTCCATATTGTGGAAAGCCCTTCAAGAGGCTGAAAACCCACCTCCCTCACTGTAAAATGGCACCAGTTGTACAACCCAAGAAAAGCATTCAAGCACCCAAAGAATTGAGTGCAACCATTTCCAGACAGAAGATCTATAAAAAGACAGCAACAGCAGAAATTAATAATGTCATATTTGATGAGACACTAACCTCCAAAGGAAGAAGGAAAGATGATATTCACAAAGCAGACAGTCTTCACACAACTACTGAGGTCAAAGTCCCATCAGCTCAGACTCTGAACACGGAGAGACCTAAAAGTAAATGGCTTACTAAAAGACAGAAGGAACTTGAGAGATTGCATCTGTTAGTGCCAGTCTCAAAGAAGTCAAGCAACTCTAACTCATTATCCAGCAACGAAAGAGATAAAAGCTTTTGTGAGATCTCCAAAAGACCAAAACAGGGAACATCTCAAAGTAATGGAAAAAGTACTAAAGACAAAAAGATACTAAAGATGGCGCCATTATCAGAGCACTTGTCCATCGTCAAGAGTAAAATCAATACCCCTGGATTTGTTCCAGCAATTCTGAAAAACTCTAGCCTCCCGTCTGAGTGCAGTGTGCAACATGAAAAACCAAAACTCAAAGTTACCTTCTTGGAGGAGCTTGAAAGACTGAACAGTCAGAACAAGGATTGTGATCTAGTATTAAGTGCAAAAGAGCATAGAGCTCATGCTTTCTTTTTATCCAAGACTTCTGTGTGGGACCACATCAGTGACAGTTTGTATTACAAGAGGTCTTATATGTTTGTGCCTTATCCATCTAAATATCCTTCTTTGGAGACCAATGCGATTTCTACTGTGCAACAATCAAACAAACCAGAAACAGTTACCAAGGCTGCCATTCCACCCTCATCCACTTTAACTGAAACCTTCATTCATCAACCCACAGAAGACATCCTAAATCCAAGATCGCAAGGCATCAGAAGTCTATGGTGGAGTCCAGAGATAGTGACTTCTTGCAAAAGAACACAGTTCTCCACAGAACCTTTAGGCAGCTATGCTAATGAATGCATTTGGATTAAGGATCAATATGCTGGACAAGCTCCCCAAAGTGAAG TGCCTGTAGTGCAGCAGAAACTTGGAGATGTCAGATTGAATGAACTTAGTGTCTGGCTTGGCGCTCGAACTCCTGTGTCACCAAGAGAGATTGTGAACATGTTAAAGCAAG GATGGCAGTGGTACTACAGGAAGTATATTGATGTTCGTAAAGGAGGAATCGGTGGGATATCCATGCTGTTGACTGGATACTGTGTCCTGTGTTACATATGGAACTACCCATATCTCA AGAAAGAACGCTGGAGAAAGTACCATTAA
- the bicral gene encoding BRD4-interacting chromatin-remodeling complex-associated protein-like isoform X3, with product MDDEDDRRLLDFIGDVQALNEYLHGSNSKTIGEDDVTNAAFGSASSFFTSDTGGSSEGLKDDHNHLGEFGEADGSSLSFIEDDLDSETSADGVDLGGEDQPFDILQKSLLEADITEQTLAQEALLDSQPSLIPTATAFPQQLVSGGFGGVAGPGVVAPLAQPQAFIQQVPQLPIPNGPAGHIQVVGSFNGSASSMMTINSLEQSQILLRPSGNVVTNNSGQGTMFAPTAAGQVSMSFNKGTIPLQNFIIQRGPMQQTLVRPIQPKPLQTGGQTLYNISNIGLQPSTTTTANFVSSPYTASGSPQSAQQVKVVNPASSILMHSPLGQQAQPQSQSNLPQGQFLLPTSISLTPGTTVHSFQAVNGQVLQTNTQVGDPSSMCTTTYSILTNQNTTVQLIAGQNFSTGGQLIVNQGLVAGGQIDQVSPTPVVQVSQRPGATAKVWTASASPSPTPVQTSQASGHLTMVSSGIQGPQVCQQLSVTPGQHLLMPMAQNVPATSGVQEFQVSLNQDATAATQRGQTQLVNLLGTKVVKTLTPISQELPLTPKRPATQQLTRGEMVLQQLRRDHSGVMSSERTPFTSYNDVIDRLLPYHVFQGSPPRDEDFTKVEEEFEAVAVQVLSRTQAMVNKYRRLLMVEAERSSPSSEMVMIDRTFNQEERGNLTQDKRMILVDPDGFLEDFCCGTKLKIQSPEVLTPAAHEGNPSVMKTSPMHSISHTGRDEQGMNSHTEPAYRTEPQQQGMEEHRRTPIKCILDLKKKKCNNLISSNSQHAHYPTSPTQSQHSSAQGYPSNLVQGHEQQHPSDHSHAPLADTDSVLEAAVNSILEC from the exons AGATGTGCAAGCATTAAATGAGTATCTTCATGGTTCAAATAGTAAAACT ATTGGAGAAGATGATGTGACTAATGCAGCGTTTGGGTCAGCCAGTTCGTTCTTCACCAGTGACACA GGTGGCTCCAGCGAAGGACTCAAAGATGACCACAATCATTTGGGAGAGTTTGGGGAGGCTGATGGAAGCAGTCTTTCTTTCATCGAGGATGACCTCGACAGTGAGACCTCAGCAGATGGGGTCGATCTTGGGGGTGAGGACCAACCCTTTGacatccttcagaagtcattgcTGGAAGCAGATATTACAGAGCAGACGCTGGCTCAAGAAGCCCTTTTGGACTCCCAGCCATCTCTCATTCCCACAGCTACCGCCTTCCCTCAGCAGCTGGTCTCTGGAGGGTTTGGAGGTGTTGCAGGTCCTGGTGTGGTGGCACCATTGGCACAACCTCAGGCTTTTATACAGCAGGTTCCCCAACTACCCATACCAAATGGCCCTGCTGGACACATCCAGGTAGTGGGATCCTTCAATGGCAGTGCCTCCTCCATGATGACTATCAACAGTTTGGAACAGTCTCAGATCCTGTTGAGGCCAAGCGGAAATGTAGTGACCAACAACAGCGGGCAAGGTACCATGTTCGCCCCTACGGCAGCTGGTCAGGTGTCAATGTCCTTCAATAAAGGGACGATACCTCTTCAGAATTTTATCATCCAGAGAGGCCCTATGCAACAGACATTGGTTAGACCCATTCAGCCTAAACCCTTACAGACAGGGGGACAAACTCTATACAATATCAGCAACATTGGGCTCCAACCCAGCACCACCACTACTGCGAATTTTGTCAGTAGCCCCTACACAGCCAGCGGCTCTCCTCAGTCTGCTCAACAGGTGAAAGTGGTCAATCCAGCCAGcagcattttaatgcattcacCTCTGGGGCAACAAGCTCAACCACAGTCCCAATCCAATCTGCCTCAAGGGCAGTTTTTGCTACCCACTTCTATTTCCCTCACCCCTGGTACCACTGTTCACAGCTTCCAGGCTGTGAATGGGCAGGTGTTACAAACAAACACTCAAGTGGGCGACCCGTCGTCAATGTGCACTACCACCTACTCCATCCTCACCAATCAGAACACAACAGTACAGCTTATCGCTGGGCAGAACTTTTCAACTGGAGGGCAGCTGATAGTCAATCAAGGATTGGTTGCTGGAGGTCAAATAGATCAAGTTTCACCGACGCCTGTTGTGCAGGTGTCTCAAAGGCCTGGTGCAACGGCCAAAGTTTGGACTGCCAGCGCGTCACCTAGCCCAACCCCTGTACAGACATCACAGGCTTCAGGGCACCTCACCATGGTCAGTTCTGGCATCCAAGGCCCACAGGTTTGTCAACAGTTATCTGTGACCCCAGGACAGCACCTCCTAATGCCCATGGCCCAGAACGTTCCAGCTACTTCTGGTGTTCAGGAGTTTCAAGTCTCTTTAAACCAG GACGCCACAGCAGCAACACAAAGAGGGCAAACACAATTAGTTAATCTCCTTGGTACCAAAG TTGTGAAAACACTCACTCCTATCAGTCAGGAATTGCCTCTCACACCGAAGCGACCTGCAACTCAACAACTTACTCGAGGAGAAAT GGTTCTCCAGCAGTTAAGACGAGATCACAGTGGAGTCATGTCTTCAGAGCGGACGCCCTTCACTTCATATAATGATGTCATTGACAGATTACTGCCCTATCATGTTTTCCAAGGCTCACCACCACGAGATGAAGATTTCACCAAAG TTGAAGAGGAGTTTGAGGCAGTTGCCGTACAAGTGTTAAGCAGAACGCAGGCCATGGTGAACAAATACAGGCGCTTACTCATGGTGGAGGCAGAG AGGTCCAGCCCTTCATCAGAAATGGTGATGATTGACAGGACTTTTAATCAAGAGGAACGGGGCAACTTGACCCAAGACAAACGAATGATATTAGTGGATCCAG ATGGCTTCCTGGAAGACTTCTGCTGTGGCACTAAACTGAAGATCCAAAGTCCTGAAGTTTTGACCCCAGCCGCCCATGAGGGCAATCCCAGCGTAATGAAGACATCCCCAATGCATTCCATAAGTCACACCGGAAGAGATGAGCAGGGTATGAACAGCCACACAGAGCCTGCTTATAGGACAGAACCTCAACAACAAGGAATGGAGGAACACAGAAGAACTCCCATCAAGTGCATCCtggatctaaaaaaaaagaaatgcaacaaCCTAATCAGCAGCAACAGTCAACATGCACACTACCCTACATCTCCCACCCAATCACAGCATAGCTCCGCCCAAGGCTACCCTTCGAATCTGGTGCAGGGTCATGAACAGCAACATCCCTCAGATCATAGTCACGCCCCATTGGCTGACACTGACTCTGTGCTTGAGGCTGCCGTGAATAGCATCTTAGAATGTTAG